The following are from one region of the Thiocapsa rosea genome:
- a CDS encoding glycosyltransferase family 1 protein encodes MPKTVLFHRDFRRFTGGHLKVWHYFEHVRSSPRHRARIVFSDETSWDATNPWSTLRGQALPSWRTDDADVLFLAGLDWEVLDPAERRSPPKPVINLIQHVRHADPAQPLYRYLEHPAVRICVSVSVSEALRRTGRVNGPLITIPNGLESAELPPPVPQDHRTVDLLVVGIKQPTLAVEIADRLGRTRPEMRVQVLTEPVARSLFLEMLARARLAVLLPHRTEGFYLPALEGFALETLTICPDCVGNRGFCVPDETCLMPNYTVDALLGAVQKAMTLSSADRHRILSRARTVANTHSLGEERRAFLEVLEQVTQ; translated from the coding sequence ATGCCCAAGACCGTCCTCTTCCATCGAGATTTTCGCCGCTTCACCGGCGGGCACCTCAAGGTGTGGCACTATTTCGAGCATGTTCGCTCCTCGCCGCGGCACCGGGCGCGGATCGTCTTCTCGGACGAGACCTCGTGGGACGCCACCAATCCTTGGTCGACACTGCGCGGCCAAGCGTTGCCGAGCTGGCGGACGGACGATGCCGATGTGCTGTTTCTGGCCGGCCTGGATTGGGAAGTGCTCGACCCCGCCGAGCGCCGCTCTCCCCCGAAACCCGTGATCAATCTGATTCAGCATGTCCGCCATGCCGACCCCGCACAGCCGCTGTACCGTTACCTTGAGCACCCCGCGGTTCGGATCTGCGTCAGCGTGTCGGTGAGCGAGGCCCTGCGTAGGACCGGCAGGGTCAATGGCCCTCTGATCACCATCCCCAACGGCCTGGAGAGCGCCGAGCTGCCCCCGCCCGTGCCGCAGGATCACCGCACGGTGGACCTCCTCGTCGTCGGGATCAAGCAGCCGACCCTGGCCGTCGAGATCGCCGATCGGCTGGGGCGCACAAGGCCGGAGATGAGGGTGCAGGTGCTGACCGAGCCGGTTGCGCGGTCGCTGTTTCTTGAGATGCTCGCCCGTGCGCGCCTCGCGGTCTTGCTGCCGCACCGCACCGAGGGGTTCTATCTGCCGGCCCTGGAAGGATTCGCGCTCGAGACCCTGACGATCTGTCCGGACTGCGTGGGCAACCGGGGTTTTTGCGTGCCGGACGAGACCTGTCTGATGCCGAACTACACTGTAGATGCGCTGCTCGGTGCCGTTCAGAAGGCCATGACGTTGTCGTCCGCCGATCGCCACCGCATCTTAAGCCGTGCAAGGACGGTTGCGAACACACACTCGCTGGGCGAAGAACGGCGAGCCTTTCTCGAGGTGTTGGAGCAGGTGACGCAGTGA
- a CDS encoding S8 family serine peptidase — MNRSVLMAVLLAVGTLPGTLWAAQDAPTRSSPVLEQASQTAARPGHDAIPGHYIVVFEDAAFSASARARGRLANEVERIGRSLAQGYGAAVESRWSHALQGMSVRMSAQAAAALAKDPRVALVEQDTRFFAASVQSPVVWGLDRIDQRDLPLDNTYRYSNGAESVTAYVLDSGIRVSHAEFAGRAVWGINVVGDGIDTDCEGHGTHVAATLGGATYGVAKQVGLVAVKVLDCGGGGSASGIISGIEWMIAHAQRPAVANLSVVGPNTASVNLAVAHAVDAGITVVVAAGNDNGDACFRSPASAPDAITVGSTTNLDLRSSFSNWGACLDLFAPGSAILSAYIGSDSATRTLNGTSMAAPHVAGAAAHYLQTDPGATPATVATRLLENATAGRVGDPGSGSANRLLFTAFSTDREPSLSVNRLGLGRVSSLPAGIDCGAACGAAFERGSVVDLTATAGVGFTFSGWSGACAGTGSCRLTMDGDRTATATFVDPYGSTEVFPPGGVWPDGWTGSPDSDADWTLATYPVAEGHVSLRSGPVAHGGRSSIEVTRAFTQGRVSFDWTVSSEADRDGVSFFVDGVLVGRLSGCANWSASCWRSVNHQLPAGTHTLTWSYEKDGSVSGGLDAAWLDNVVLPPVVAPAPVRLEVTKTGGGRVISAPNGIDCGTRCSADFGSDSEVLLTAAPDPGYAFGGWSGSCAGSAATCRLTMSTARSVGASFNRLAGATFAGLYSPAAGAFYLRGAHSGGAADIAFGFGPQSSAWIPLAGDWDGDGRTTVGLYNRAAGSFHLRNMHAGGSSDVVFGFGPRSSTWTPLAGDWNGDGRTTVGLYNAVTGTFFLRNALAGGAADLTFRFGPQVSTWVPLAGDWNGDGRTTVGLYNPRTGTFHLRNAHAGGAADLTFGFGPPSSTWTPLAGDWNGDGRTTVGLYNRASGTFYFRNSHNGGAADITFGFGPRPSSWTALTGTWFLFSDTGK; from the coding sequence GTGAATCGATCCGTTCTAATGGCCGTGCTGCTCGCCGTCGGCACCTTGCCGGGCACCCTCTGGGCTGCGCAGGACGCGCCGACGAGGAGTTCGCCGGTGCTCGAGCAGGCCTCGCAGACGGCGGCGCGTCCGGGTCACGATGCGATCCCCGGGCACTACATCGTCGTGTTCGAGGACGCCGCGTTCAGCGCATCGGCAAGGGCGCGCGGTCGCTTGGCGAACGAGGTCGAGCGTATCGGTCGATCGCTGGCGCAAGGCTATGGTGCGGCGGTGGAGTCGCGTTGGAGTCATGCCTTGCAGGGCATGTCGGTACGGATGAGCGCACAGGCCGCCGCTGCCTTGGCCAAGGATCCCCGGGTCGCGCTCGTCGAGCAGGACACCCGATTCTTCGCCGCCTCTGTTCAGAGTCCCGTTGTTTGGGGGTTGGATCGCATCGATCAGCGCGATCTTCCGCTGGACAACACCTATCGCTATTCCAACGGCGCCGAGAGCGTGACCGCCTACGTGCTCGACAGCGGGATACGCGTCTCGCACGCGGAGTTCGCCGGGCGTGCCGTCTGGGGCATCAATGTGGTCGGCGACGGCATCGATACGGATTGCGAAGGTCACGGCACCCACGTCGCCGCAACCCTGGGAGGGGCGACCTACGGCGTCGCGAAACAGGTCGGCCTCGTCGCCGTGAAGGTGCTGGATTGTGGCGGAGGAGGCTCGGCCTCGGGAATCATCTCGGGCATCGAGTGGATGATCGCGCATGCGCAGCGTCCCGCAGTCGCCAATCTAAGTGTGGTCGGGCCCAACACGGCGTCGGTCAACCTGGCGGTGGCCCACGCCGTCGATGCCGGGATCACCGTCGTCGTGGCGGCGGGAAACGATAACGGCGATGCGTGCTTTCGCTCGCCCGCCTCGGCGCCGGACGCGATTACGGTCGGCTCGACGACGAATCTGGATCTCCGATCGAGCTTCTCGAACTGGGGTGCCTGCCTGGACCTCTTCGCCCCCGGGTCGGCCATCCTCTCCGCATACATCGGGTCGGACTCCGCCACGCGGACCTTGAACGGGACATCGATGGCAGCCCCGCATGTGGCCGGTGCCGCAGCGCACTATCTGCAGACAGACCCCGGTGCGACACCGGCAACGGTCGCGACCCGGCTGCTCGAGAATGCGACGGCAGGGAGGGTCGGGGACCCGGGTAGCGGCTCTGCGAATCGGTTGCTGTTCACGGCCTTTTCGACGGATCGGGAGCCATCCCTCAGCGTCAATCGGCTGGGCTTGGGCCGCGTCTCGAGCCTTCCTGCCGGGATCGATTGCGGAGCGGCCTGCGGCGCGGCCTTCGAGCGCGGCAGCGTCGTCGACCTCACGGCAACGGCGGGAGTCGGCTTTACCTTCTCCGGCTGGTCCGGGGCGTGCGCGGGCACGGGATCCTGCCGGCTCACGATGGACGGGGATCGCACGGCGACCGCAACCTTTGTCGACCCCTACGGATCCACCGAGGTCTTCCCGCCCGGTGGTGTTTGGCCGGACGGATGGACGGGCTCGCCGGATTCCGATGCGGATTGGACACTGGCCACCTATCCCGTGGCGGAGGGGCACGTCAGTCTTCGCTCAGGCCCCGTCGCTCACGGCGGCCGCAGCAGCATCGAGGTGACCCGTGCGTTTACGCAGGGCCGCGTGTCCTTCGACTGGACGGTCTCCAGCGAGGCCGACCGTGATGGGGTGAGTTTTTTTGTCGACGGCGTCTTGGTCGGCCGCCTGTCCGGCTGCGCGAACTGGAGCGCGAGCTGCTGGCGCTCGGTGAATCATCAGCTGCCGGCCGGGACGCACACCTTGACCTGGTCCTACGAGAAGGATGGATCCGTCTCTGGCGGTCTGGATGCTGCCTGGCTGGACAATGTCGTACTGCCCCCTGTCGTCGCGCCCGCGCCGGTGCGCCTTGAGGTCACCAAGACCGGCGGCGGTCGGGTGATCAGCGCGCCGAACGGGATCGACTGCGGTACGCGGTGCAGCGCGGACTTCGGCAGCGACAGCGAGGTCTTGCTGACGGCGGCACCCGACCCGGGTTACGCATTCGGTGGATGGAGCGGTTCCTGCGCGGGCAGCGCAGCGACGTGTCGGCTGACGATGTCGACGGCCCGCAGTGTCGGTGCGTCCTTCAATCGATTGGCCGGTGCGACCTTCGCCGGGCTCTACAGTCCTGCCGCCGGTGCCTTCTATCTGCGCGGGGCGCATAGCGGAGGGGCGGCGGACATCGCCTTCGGATTCGGGCCGCAGTCCTCTGCCTGGATCCCACTGGCAGGGGATTGGGACGGCGACGGTCGAACCACCGTGGGATTGTACAATCGGGCCGCCGGCAGCTTTCACTTGCGCAATATGCATGCCGGCGGCTCTTCCGACGTCGTCTTCGGATTCGGGCCGCGGTCGTCGACATGGACGCCGCTCGCGGGAGACTGGAACGGTGACGGCCGAACAACGGTCGGGCTTTACAATGCGGTCACGGGTACCTTTTTCCTTCGCAACGCGCTCGCCGGCGGGGCGGCGGATCTGACGTTCCGCTTCGGGCCGCAGGTATCGACGTGGGTCCCGCTCGCAGGGGACTGGAACGGCGATGGCCGCACGACGGTGGGCCTGTATAATCCGCGCACCGGCACCTTCCATCTTCGCAATGCGCACGCGGGCGGGGCGGCGGATCTCACCTTCGGTTTCGGGCCGCCGTCCTCGACTTGGACCCCGCTCGCAGGGGACTGGAACGGCGACGGCCGCACCACGGTCGGGCTTTATAATCGGGCGAGCGGGACCTTCTATTTTCGCAATAGCCACAACGGCGGTGCCGCCGATATCACCTTCGGATTCGGCCCGCGGCCATCGAGCTGGACGGCGCTGACGGGAACCTGGTTCTTGTTCTCGGATACGGGGAAATAA
- a CDS encoding ABC transporter permease, translating into MQRFIDPRIIDLVVYKTYADLRAEAAKTYINYLWWVIDPILSMLVFYVVFGLLFQRDGEGFVAFLLIGLVVWNWYKQTVSHAGNAIMTGKGLMNQVHVPKLVFPTVTLLTDLSKFVVVFTLLLLFLWLSGYAIGTAYLALPIVLAVQLLLICCLAFLLAAAVPYLPDLRFLIENLLHLQFFLSGVFFSVKDIPEEYHAWFYLNPMASLIQDYRSILLHDTWPHWGRLALIAFFSLMAGAFAIAWIRRLDRDYPRVVT; encoded by the coding sequence ATGCAGCGCTTTATCGATCCGCGTATCATCGACCTCGTTGTCTACAAGACCTATGCCGATCTTCGCGCGGAGGCGGCCAAGACCTACATCAATTATCTGTGGTGGGTGATCGATCCCATCCTCTCGATGTTGGTGTTCTATGTGGTGTTCGGTCTCCTGTTTCAGCGTGACGGAGAGGGCTTCGTTGCGTTTCTGTTGATCGGGCTGGTGGTCTGGAATTGGTATAAGCAGACGGTCTCGCACGCCGGAAATGCCATTATGACGGGCAAAGGTCTCATGAATCAGGTGCATGTGCCGAAGCTGGTCTTTCCGACCGTGACCTTGCTGACGGATCTCTCCAAATTCGTCGTCGTTTTCACCTTGCTTCTGCTCTTTCTTTGGCTTTCAGGTTACGCCATCGGGACGGCGTATCTGGCCTTGCCGATCGTACTGGCGGTTCAGTTGCTGTTGATCTGCTGCCTGGCATTTCTGTTGGCGGCGGCCGTGCCTTATCTCCCGGATCTTCGGTTTCTGATCGAGAACCTCCTGCACCTGCAGTTCTTTCTTTCCGGAGTCTTTTTCTCCGTGAAGGATATCCCCGAAGAGTATCATGCGTGGTTCTATTTAAATCCGATGGCCAGCCTGATTCAGGACTATCGCAGCATCCTTCTGCACGATACTTGGCCTCATTGGGGTCGTCTGGCACTCATTGCCTTCTTTTCACTCATGGCCGGCGCCTTCGCCATCGCATGGATTCGGCGCCTGGATCGTGATTATCCGCGAGTGGTGACTTGA
- a CDS encoding ABC transporter ATP-binding protein, producing the protein MHPVNASPLLSLDGVGLAFRKGGLRIGPRHRFWVLKDICFEVYPGETLGVIGRNAAGKSTLLRLIAGIIKHDRGTFINHGYSVALLSLQTGFVPYLTGRENAILSGILLGLRRSEVEAKMEAIVDFSELGDFIDQPLGTYSSGMRARLGFSVAYQVEPDILLIDETLGVGDEEFKVKSTQAMHERIRSDKTIILVSHMPGTIRELCDRAVWIEEGVTRAVGDVAEVTHAYHDEISRRRLTADASIRAL; encoded by the coding sequence ATGCATCCAGTCAATGCGTCACCATTGCTGTCCTTGGACGGGGTTGGCTTGGCCTTTCGCAAGGGCGGCTTGCGCATCGGGCCTCGTCATCGCTTTTGGGTCTTGAAGGATATCTGCTTCGAGGTCTATCCGGGCGAGACGCTTGGCGTGATCGGGCGCAACGCCGCCGGCAAAAGTACACTCCTGAGACTCATCGCCGGCATCATCAAGCACGACCGGGGCACATTCATCAACCACGGCTACAGTGTTGCGCTGCTGTCGCTGCAAACCGGCTTCGTTCCCTATCTGACGGGGCGTGAAAACGCGATTCTCAGCGGCATCCTACTTGGCCTCAGGCGCTCCGAGGTCGAAGCGAAAATGGAGGCGATCGTCGACTTCTCGGAGCTCGGCGACTTCATCGATCAACCCTTGGGGACCTATTCCTCCGGGATGCGGGCACGGTTGGGATTCTCGGTCGCCTATCAGGTTGAACCCGACATCCTGTTGATCGACGAAACGCTCGGCGTGGGTGATGAGGAGTTCAAAGTGAAATCGACACAGGCGATGCACGAGCGGATCCGGTCCGATAAGACCATCATCCTCGTGTCTCACATGCCGGGGACCATCCGCGAGCTCTGCGATCGGGCCGTTTGGATCGAAGAAGGCGTGACCCGTGCCGTCGGCGATGTTGCCGAGGTCACGCATGCCTATCACGACGAGATCAGTCGACGTCGCCTGACCGCGGACGCATCGATCCGGGCACTATGA
- a CDS encoding trypsin-like peptidase domain-containing protein: MSSGSESAAQRRSAWTSIGWKLGLLASLVAWQIMTGSAVLAAEQDESSPGWGNIDADLMVVDCPFSAEARPAAARVVLQIIDGELHKWEEHDLGEGRVCLVQVLPDERLLSISHALDLLERSASWTEQEPSFDAMEILSPDDPGLTVPPAVPPSAPTGPLPEPDGIDTDGPPGWPRGDNDDDGTNPYSFAYMDDVVPEVVIGTDDRVRVVTKTQYPWWVIGYQGHTFSDSSSWRCTGFVVGPQMAMTNGHCVYDSARGGYAASMSLAPAQSQASTGAAVVRPYGNESACHWRTNTQYIDTADVQYDYAAMFFRSSWSLKGISTFMPLVFDVSPTTINTAGYPGTAQGASTFDMWRAFDGTNVQVVDRILRYTADTSGGQSGSPVWLLQGENRRVVTVHSFGNATAGYNGGPRLVSQNRAVIENWLANQAAYCPPLTRTVTATAGTGGTVTPTSRTVNQGSTASFTVTANTGYTRNNAVGGTCPAGGWSGNTYTTGAVTANCAVSFSFTAIVGSGMSIGLFNPATSTFYLRNANSSGPANTVFGFGPPGRGWRPLTGDWNGNGQTTVGLYNPVTSSFYLRNANSGGAAEVSFGFGPAGRGWTPLTGDWNGNGRTTVGLYNPAASTFYLRNANSGGAADVSFSFGPGGRGWLPLTGDWNGNGLTTIGLYNPGTSTFYLRNANSGGAADISFGFGPAGRGWLPLTGDWNGNGQTTIGLFNPMTSTFYLRNANSGGAADVVFGFGPGGAGWAALTGKWLP; this comes from the coding sequence ATGAGCTCAGGAAGCGAGAGTGCGGCTCAAAGACGGTCTGCATGGACGAGTATCGGCTGGAAACTCGGCCTGTTGGCGAGTTTGGTTGCTTGGCAAATCATGACTGGGTCGGCGGTTCTGGCCGCCGAGCAGGACGAATCCTCCCCGGGCTGGGGCAACATCGATGCCGATCTGATGGTCGTCGACTGCCCATTCAGCGCCGAAGCGAGACCGGCCGCGGCGCGCGTAGTCTTGCAGATCATCGACGGCGAGCTGCATAAATGGGAGGAGCATGATTTGGGCGAGGGTCGCGTTTGCCTCGTGCAGGTCCTGCCGGACGAGCGTCTCCTGTCGATCTCGCATGCGCTTGATTTATTGGAGCGTTCCGCCAGTTGGACCGAACAAGAACCGAGCTTCGATGCGATGGAGATCCTCTCGCCTGACGATCCCGGTTTGACGGTGCCTCCGGCAGTTCCTCCCTCGGCTCCGACCGGTCCGCTGCCCGAGCCTGACGGAATCGATACCGATGGACCCCCCGGTTGGCCGCGTGGCGACAACGACGACGACGGCACGAATCCATATAGCTTTGCTTATATGGATGACGTTGTCCCGGAGGTTGTTATTGGTACTGATGATCGCGTGCGCGTCGTGACGAAGACACAGTACCCCTGGTGGGTGATCGGCTATCAGGGTCATACCTTTTCCGACAGCTCTTCATGGCGCTGCACCGGTTTCGTCGTCGGACCGCAAATGGCGATGACCAACGGCCACTGTGTTTACGATTCGGCCAGAGGTGGTTATGCCGCGTCCATGAGTCTCGCGCCGGCGCAGTCTCAAGCATCGACCGGAGCAGCAGTCGTTCGCCCGTATGGAAACGAGAGTGCGTGCCACTGGCGTACAAATACGCAGTATATAGACACCGCAGACGTCCAGTATGATTATGCGGCGATGTTCTTTCGGAGCTCTTGGAGCCTGAAAGGCATCAGTACCTTTATGCCGCTCGTCTTCGATGTCAGCCCAACGACCATCAATACCGCAGGGTATCCCGGCACTGCTCAGGGCGCCAGTACGTTCGACATGTGGCGTGCGTTCGACGGCACGAACGTCCAGGTTGTCGATCGGATCCTTCGCTATACGGCGGACACGAGTGGAGGTCAGAGCGGAAGCCCGGTATGGCTGCTGCAAGGCGAAAACCGTCGGGTCGTCACTGTTCATTCATTCGGAAACGCCACCGCGGGCTATAACGGCGGGCCCCGCTTGGTTTCGCAGAATAGAGCAGTTATCGAGAACTGGTTGGCAAACCAAGCGGCCTATTGTCCGCCGCTCACGCGCACGGTCACGGCAACCGCAGGTACGGGCGGCACCGTGACACCGACCTCGCGAACCGTGAATCAGGGCAGCACGGCCAGTTTCACGGTCACGGCCAACACCGGCTACACGCGCAACAACGCGGTCGGCGGCACCTGCCCGGCAGGCGGCTGGAGCGGGAACACCTACACGACCGGAGCCGTGACGGCAAACTGCGCGGTGAGCTTCAGCTTCACCGCGATCGTCGGATCCGGAATGAGCATTGGGCTCTTCAATCCTGCGACGAGCACGTTCTATTTGCGGAATGCCAATAGTTCCGGACCGGCCAACACCGTCTTCGGCTTTGGTCCTCCCGGGCGGGGCTGGAGGCCGCTGACGGGGGACTGGAACGGGAACGGCCAGACGACGGTCGGCCTGTACAACCCGGTGACAAGCTCGTTTTACCTCCGCAACGCCAACAGCGGGGGAGCTGCGGAGGTGAGCTTCGGCTTCGGGCCTGCGGGGCGCGGGTGGACGCCCTTGACCGGTGATTGGAACGGCAATGGCCGGACCACGGTCGGTCTTTACAATCCGGCGGCGAGCACTTTCTATCTCCGCAATGCCAACAGCGGTGGAGCTGCGGACGTCAGCTTCAGCTTCGGACCTGGCGGGCGCGGCTGGCTGCCGTTGACCGGTGATTGGAATGGCAACGGTCTGACGACGATCGGTCTGTACAATCCGGGCACGAGCACCTTCTATCTCCGCAATGCCAACAGCGGGGGAGCTGCGGATATCAGCTTCGGCTTCGGGCCTGCCGGACGCGGTTGGTTGCCGTTGACCGGTGACTGGAACGGCAACGGCCAGACGACGATCGGTCTGTTTAATCCGATGACGAGCACCTTCTATCTCCGCAATGCAAACAGCGGCGGTGCGGCCGATGTGGTGTTCGGCTTCGGTCCCGGAGGTGCAGGTTGGGCGGCGTTGACGGGGAAGTGGCTCCCGTAA